One genomic segment of Penaeus chinensis breed Huanghai No. 1 chromosome 13, ASM1920278v2, whole genome shotgun sequence includes these proteins:
- the LOC125031540 gene encoding putative L-aspartate dehydrogenase — protein MAPKRVGIVGYGHLGKFLTKAVQERPDLELAFVWNRTSSVLDGEVESRWHPSLTTYVPFIPQNTFQPLPNSTTPTEHIHKRIPHNYGPMFLNTADYLVGSPTALASQPVEDALRTAATSHGLYVPAGAFWGAEDILKMADRGTLKGLKVTMKKHPSCFKFEGELKAKNEQICGTDAVTLYDGPVRGLCPLAPNNVNTMAAAAMAGHNLGFDVVQGCLVSDPKLTDWHIVEVDVTGPQIAGRNFTVKTTRNNPADPGAVTGSATYGSFLSSVVRAGGKGPGVHLC, from the exons ATGGCACCCAAAAGAGTTGGCATCGTAGGTTACGGTCATCTAG GTAAATTCCTAACCAAAGCAGTCCAGGAAAGACCAGACCTCGAGCTAGCCTTCGTGTGGAACAGGACGTCCTCGGTATTAGACGGCGAAGTGGAGAGCAG GTGGCATCCCTCACTCACCACGTACGTCCCCTTCATACCCCAGAACACCTTTCAGCCCTTACCAAATTCTACCACACCCACAGAGCATATCCACAAACGAATACCCCACAAT TATGGACCAATGTTTCTAAATACTGCAGACTATTTAGTCGGGTCGCCCACAGCTCTAGCTTCACAACCTGTTGAAGATGCACTACGAACTGCAGCAACTTCCCACGGGCTCTATGTTCCGGCTGGCGCTTTCTGGGGTGCTGAAGATATACTCAAGATGGCTGATAGAGGGACACTGAAG GGACTAAAAGTTACCATGAAGAAGCATCCAAGTTGCTTTAAGTTTGAAGGGGAACTCAAAGCAAAAAATGAGCAAATTTGTGGCACTGACGCGGTGACTCTCTATGATGGACCTGTGCGAGGCCTTTGCCCCCTTGCGCCCAACAATGTTAACACCATGGCCGCTGCAGCAATGGCAGGACATAATCTGGGCTTTGACGTTGTACAAGGTTGTCTGGTATCTGATCCAaa GCTCACAGACTGGCACATAGTAGAGGTTGACGTTACAGGACCACAAATAGCAGGGAGAAATTTCACCGTGAAGACCACCCGTAATAACCCAGCTGACCCCGGGGCAGTTACTGGCAGCGCTACTTAcggctccttcctctcttctgtaGTGCGGGCTGGCGGCAAAGGGCCTGGGGTTCATCTCTGTTGA
- the LOC125031424 gene encoding protein Mo25-like isoform X2 yields MSLFRKSPKSPQEVSKALKDALTALERSDKKAEKAQEDTSKSLTQIKTMLYGTSDSEPQDIVLAQLAHEFYNSNMLLLLIHNLHRIDFEGKKDVAQIFNNILRRQIGIRSPTVEYICTKPEILFTLMKGYEHQDIALHCGTMLRECARYEALTRIILYSDDFYNFFKYVEVSTFDIASDAFSTFKELLTKHKMLCAEFLEQNYDRVFSQYEHLLNSENYVTRRQSLKLLGELLLDRHNFSVMKRYISNPDNLKLMMIMLKEKSRNIQFEAFHVFKVFVANPDKPRPILEILLRNQDKLVEFLTRFHTDRSEDEQFNDEKAYLIKQIKELKPLPPDQ; encoded by the exons ATGTCCCTCTTTCGCAAGAGCCCCAAGAGCCCCCAGGAGGTGTCCAAAGCCCTCAAGGATGCTCTCACGGCACTCGAACGGTCTGACAAAAAGGCTGAAAAG GCACAAGAGGACACTAGCAAGAGCCTGACGCAGATCAAGACGATGCTGTATGGCACCAGTGATTCAGAGCCTCAGGATATTGTGTTAGCACAGCTTGCTCATGAGTTTTACAACAGCAATATGCTGCTGCTGCTTATTCATAACCTTCACAGAATAGACTTTGAG GGCAAGAAGGATGTTGCTCAGATATTTAACAACATTCTGCGGAGGCAAATAGGGATCCGGTCCCCAACAGTGGAATACATCTGTACTAAACCTGAGATTCTCTTTACTCTAATGAAAGG ATATGAACACCAAGACATTGCTCTACACTGTGGCACAATGCTTCGAGAGTGTGCCAGGTATGAGGCTCTTACACGAATTATTCTGTACAGTGACGACTTCTATAACTTTTTCAAGTATGTGGAAGTGTCAACCTTTGACATCGCATCTGATGCCTTTTCTACGTTTAAG GAACTCCTGACAAAACACAAGATGTTGTGTGCAGAGTTCTTGGAACAGAATTATGACCGAGTGTTCTCACAGTATGAACATCTTCTAAACTCGGAGAATTATGTGACTCGTAGACAGTCACTCAAGTTACTTGGGGAACTTTTATTAGACAGACATAACTTTTCT GTGATGAAACGATACATCAGCAACCCTGATAACttgaaactgatgatgataatgttaaaggaGAAATCCCGTAATATCCAGTTTGAAGCCTTCCACGTGTTTAAGGTCTTTGTAGCCAACCCCGACAAGCCCCGACCCATCTTGGAAATCCTCTTACGGAACCAGGACAAGCTTGTCGAGTTCTTGACGCGCTTCCACACAGACCGCTCCGAAGATGAGCAGTTCAATGACGAGAAAGCTTATTTAATTAAGCAGATTAAGGAACTGAAACCTCTTCCCCCGGACCAGTAG
- the LOC125031424 gene encoding protein Mo25-like isoform X1, whose product MSLFRKSPKSPQEVSKALKDALTALERSDKKAEKVSGKAQEDTSKSLTQIKTMLYGTSDSEPQDIVLAQLAHEFYNSNMLLLLIHNLHRIDFEGKKDVAQIFNNILRRQIGIRSPTVEYICTKPEILFTLMKGYEHQDIALHCGTMLRECARYEALTRIILYSDDFYNFFKYVEVSTFDIASDAFSTFKELLTKHKMLCAEFLEQNYDRVFSQYEHLLNSENYVTRRQSLKLLGELLLDRHNFSVMKRYISNPDNLKLMMIMLKEKSRNIQFEAFHVFKVFVANPDKPRPILEILLRNQDKLVEFLTRFHTDRSEDEQFNDEKAYLIKQIKELKPLPPDQ is encoded by the exons ATGTCCCTCTTTCGCAAGAGCCCCAAGAGCCCCCAGGAGGTGTCCAAAGCCCTCAAGGATGCTCTCACGGCACTCGAACGGTCTGACAAAAAGGCTGAAAAGGTCAGTGGAAAA GCACAAGAGGACACTAGCAAGAGCCTGACGCAGATCAAGACGATGCTGTATGGCACCAGTGATTCAGAGCCTCAGGATATTGTGTTAGCACAGCTTGCTCATGAGTTTTACAACAGCAATATGCTGCTGCTGCTTATTCATAACCTTCACAGAATAGACTTTGAG GGCAAGAAGGATGTTGCTCAGATATTTAACAACATTCTGCGGAGGCAAATAGGGATCCGGTCCCCAACAGTGGAATACATCTGTACTAAACCTGAGATTCTCTTTACTCTAATGAAAGG ATATGAACACCAAGACATTGCTCTACACTGTGGCACAATGCTTCGAGAGTGTGCCAGGTATGAGGCTCTTACACGAATTATTCTGTACAGTGACGACTTCTATAACTTTTTCAAGTATGTGGAAGTGTCAACCTTTGACATCGCATCTGATGCCTTTTCTACGTTTAAG GAACTCCTGACAAAACACAAGATGTTGTGTGCAGAGTTCTTGGAACAGAATTATGACCGAGTGTTCTCACAGTATGAACATCTTCTAAACTCGGAGAATTATGTGACTCGTAGACAGTCACTCAAGTTACTTGGGGAACTTTTATTAGACAGACATAACTTTTCT GTGATGAAACGATACATCAGCAACCCTGATAACttgaaactgatgatgataatgttaaaggaGAAATCCCGTAATATCCAGTTTGAAGCCTTCCACGTGTTTAAGGTCTTTGTAGCCAACCCCGACAAGCCCCGACCCATCTTGGAAATCCTCTTACGGAACCAGGACAAGCTTGTCGAGTTCTTGACGCGCTTCCACACAGACCGCTCCGAAGATGAGCAGTTCAATGACGAGAAAGCTTATTTAATTAAGCAGATTAAGGAACTGAAACCTCTTCCCCCGGACCAGTAG